The genomic DNA CACGCACGTCCGAAAGCCCAAAGTGATCGACCAGCCGTTCGCGATAGGCCACCGTTTCGTCGAATAGTTTTCCGGTGTCGACGGTGAGCACCGGGGTGGCGGCATCGACTTGCGCCACCAAGTCCAACAGCACCGCGGATTCCGCACCGAACGACGACGACACCGCGACCTTCAACCCGGTATCGGGTGCCAGCACGGCGCGCAGCAACGCCAAACCTTCCAGCCCACGTTTTTGCCACAGCCGCAGAAAATGGCTCTTGAGTGCCGTGTTCATTGGGCCGCCCCCGCAAAAAATCCCGGACCTGCAATGAAGCCCGGCACCGCGGATAAAATCCGTTCGACCTCGTCGTCGGCAACCCGTTGCCACGCCTGCAACGCCGCCAACGCGTCTCCCGGTTCACCGCCCGCCAAGACCTGCTGCTCGGCCGCGACGACATCCTTCAACCCCGATTGCAGGGTCGCATTTTGCGACCATTGTTGACGGATGGCGTCGATCAGATCCGCCGTGGGTTGCTCCGGGGCGATACCCGCGATGGTCAGCAAGCGTTGCGCGGGCAGACGCAAAGCCTCATGAACGTGGACCACGGCTTGGTCACGCTGACGCGCAGCCACGGCGCGGACCACGTCTTGACGCGCCACCCGGGCGAGATCGGACAAATGTTCCGCAACCATCGCCCCCGCCGCGCATTCGCCGGTGGAGGTTGCGGGCGGCACGAACAAGGTGTCGCTGGCGACGTCGAGACGCAGCGCCGCCGCTTGGCCGTCTGCGATACTCAGCACCGGGGCAAGGATGGTTTTGATCTGCTCCTGCCCCAGCCGTTCGGCCCACCCGCGCACGGTTTCGTCAGCCCTCTTGGTGGCCTGGATCGCCTGCATCAACAGCAGCACGGCCTTTTTCGCACGCCGCGCCGGTATAATCGGGCCGAGCACGCCGTGACGGTCCGCCTGCCCACCCAGATGAATCTGGTAATGCGGCGCGGGCTTGCCGCCGATCTTCTTGGCAATGCCGTGCAGGCCGATGTCGGCGATGTGGTGGTGACCGCAGGAATTGTGGCATCCGGATATGCGCAACCGCAACGCATCCAAACCGTCGAATTCCGGCCCCGCGTCCACCAAACTTTCCGCCAATGCGTGACTGTCGGTGATGCCGATGGCGCAGGTGTAGGTGCCGGGGCACGACACCAAATCGCTCAAGGCATGCGCGCGACCGCTGGCGTCGAGGCCGAGGTTGCGCACGGCGGAAATGAAATCCGCGACGTGCTCGCGATGCAGCCCCACAGCGACGATGTTTTGGTCGCGCCCCAGGCGCAGCTCACGTGCACCGGCGGTTTCAGCACGGTCGGCAAGCTTTTCCAGCTGCTGCGAGGTCAACCAGCCGAGCGGCACTTCGATGCGCACGTCCGCGCCCGATGTATCGCCGCCATCGCGCCATCGCACACCCGTCCATGCGCGCCGTTGCCAATCGCGGATGGCGTCGAACTGTTCGTGCACCAAGCGCACGAACTCCTCCGCGCCGAACCGCTTGACCAGGAATTTCACCCGCGCGCGGTTTTTATCCTCGCGCGACGAATGCGCCTGATGAATCCGCGCCACGGCTTCTTGAACGATC from Magnetovibrio sp. includes the following:
- a CDS encoding nitrite/sulfite reductase, with protein sequence MTDQHLNTDFDDFASQDLASESDIGAFRAGIAHYINGDWAEDRWKTFRLRFGIYEQRQAGEHMMRIKQPGGRVSLDQARTIAQANAAFGGGDIHITTRQGVQLYFIALKNLAPLIESLNVGGVSTREASGNTFRAIVACPQAGFCGSELTDAAEVAGRLSRSWLRHPLTQHMPRKLKTTVSGCGHDCGLSAIDDLGFIATQRDGQNGFRVVAGGGLGAQPSVAVELFDFVTEDALPIVQEAVARIHQAHSSREDKNRARVKFLVKRFGAEEFVRLVHEQFDAIRDWQRRAWTGVRWRDGGDTSGADVRIEVPLGWLTSQQLEKLADRAETAGARELRLGRDQNIVAVGLHREHVADFISAVRNLGLDASGRAHALSDLVSCPGTYTCAIGITDSHALAESLVDAGPEFDGLDALRLRISGCHNSCGHHHIADIGLHGIAKKIGGKPAPHYQIHLGGQADRHGVLGPIIPARRAKKAVLLLMQAIQATKRADETVRGWAERLGQEQIKTILAPVLSIADGQAAALRLDVASDTLFVPPATSTGECAAGAMVAEHLSDLARVARQDVVRAVAARQRDQAVVHVHEALRLPAQRLLTIAGIAPEQPTADLIDAIRQQWSQNATLQSGLKDVVAAEQQVLAGGEPGDALAALQAWQRVADDEVERILSAVPGFIAGPGFFAGAAQ